Genomic DNA from Mycobacterium stomatepiae:
GGCAACGAAACCGCGTGGCACCAGGTGACGACCTTCCTGCATCAGCAGCGCACCAGCTTGTCCGACGAACCCAAACCGCCACCCCAGAAACAGCCAAAGCTGCCGCCGCCGCCCACGGTGCTGCGCATCACGCCGGGCCAGATCCGCCGCTACGCCGTCATCGGCGGCGATCACAACCCGATCCACACCAATCCGATCGCCGCCAAACTATTCGGGTTCCCGACCGTCATTGCGCATGGAATGTTCAGTGCCGCAGCAGTATTGGCTAATATCGAAGCTCGAATCCCGGACGCGGCGAAGTACTCGGTGCGGTTCGGCAAGCCGGTGATCCTGCCCGCGACCACGGGCCTCTACATCGACGAAAACGACCAGGGGTGCTGGGAGCTTTCGCTGCGCAATATCGCCAAGGGCTATCCACATCTGACCGGCAACATCCGGCCCCTGTAGTACTCGGCTCAGCCGGCGCGTTCGTCATGCTTCTGCGCGCGCACACTCAGCAGCTTTTTCAGTCCGTGCGCACCGGTGGCGGTCAACAGAAAAACAAAGAACAGCCATAGCGGCGGCCGGGCCAGCTCCCAGACGAAGATCGCGGCCCAGATCGGTGAGCCCTGGGTAACCGCGAGCACCCCGGCGGCACCGGCCAATGACACCGCCGGCACGTGCAGGTGTGTCCCGGCAAGCCAATTGATCGTCAACACCAGCAGGGTGCCCGTTGCAGCGCCGGTGGCCAGCGACGGTGTCAGCATGCCGCCGGCCCCGCCGGCGCGCAGGAACAGCGCGGTCAACAATGGCTTCAACACCAGGATCGCGGCCGCCGCCGTCAGCGTCAGACCGCTGGCCAGGCTGACCGTCAGGATGCTGCGGCCATTGCCGGGCAGTTCGGGCCACCAGTGCGAGCAGATGCCCATCACCAACCGGCGCCGGCCAGCCCGGGGATCAGCACCCAGCTGCGGATCTGTGGGGCGGGGCGCGCCGCCTCCATCAGCCGGTTGAACGCCAGCCCCACCGCGAGAGCGAACGGGGCCAGCAGCAGCCCGTGCGCGGTCAGCAGGTAGGTGGACTCCCCGATCGGCCAG
This window encodes:
- a CDS encoding MaoC/PaaZ C-terminal domain-containing protein, translated to MNQPSGLRNMLRAAAGALPLVSRSDQLPSRIVTVDELPIDQTNVAEYAAVTGLRYGNNVPITYPFALTFPALMSLVTGFDFPFAAMGSVHTENHITQYRPIAVTDTVGVRVHAENLREHRKGLLVDLVTDVRVGNETAWHQVTTFLHQQRTSLSDEPKPPPQKQPKLPPPPTVLRITPGQIRRYAVIGGDHNPIHTNPIAAKLFGFPTVIAHGMFSAAAVLANIEARIPDAAKYSVRFGKPVILPATTGLYIDENDQGCWELSLRNIAKGYPHLTGNIRPL